ACACCAAGCAATTGAAGCAAAAGAAGGCTTAGATATTCAAAACGAATCAATGACAATGGCAACCGTTACATTCCAAAACTACTTCCGTATGTACGAAAAACTGTCTGGTATGACAGGTACAGCGAAAACAGAAGAAGAGGAATTCCGTAACATTTACAATATGCAAGTTGTCGCAATTCCAACGAATAAACCGATTGCACGTGATGACCGTGCGGATTTAATTTATGCAACGATAGATGGTAAATTTAAAGCAGTTGCTGAAGATATTGCTGAGCGTCACCGAGCTGGCCAACCAGTTTTAGTTGGTACCGTTGCGATCGAAACGTCCGAGATTATTTCAAAATACTTAACGAAATTTAAAATTCCACATAACGTATTAAACGCGAAAAACCACGAAAAAGAAGCGGAAATTATTTTAAACGCGGGTCAAAAAGGTGCGGTAACAATCGCAACTAACATGGCCGGTCGTGGTACGGATATTAAACCGGGTGAAGGCGTACTAGAAGTTGGTGGTTTAGCGGTAATTGGTACAGAGCGTCACGAGTCACGTCGTATCGATAATCAGCTGCGCGGTCGTTCTGGTCGTCAAGGGAACCCAGGGGTAACGCAATTCTATCTTTCTTTAGAAGATGAATTGATGCGCCGTTTCGGTTCGGACAAAATGAAAGCAATGATGACACGACTTGGTATGGACGATTCTCAACCAATTCAATCAGGCATGGTTTCAAAGGCGGTAGAATCTGCGCAAAAACGTGTAGAGGGTAATAACTTTGATGCGCGTAAACGATTATTACAATATGATGATGTATTACGTCAGCAACGTGAAGTAATCTACAAAGAGCGTGAAGATGTACTGGATTCTGAAAATATGCGTGAGTTAGTAGAGTCAATGATTGCGCAAGCCATTGAAAATGCAGTAGCTGTTCATACGCAAGGCGAAAAGGATGCTTGGACACTTGATGCACTAGAAGATTACATCGCAGCCAACCTTTTAGATGAAGGCGATCTGACAAAAGCAGATTTAGAAACAAAATCACCTGAAGAGATGATGGCGTTTATTTCTGAAAAAGTAACAGCGCGCTACAATGAAAAAGAAGAAGCAATGACAGCAGAGCGTATGCGTGAGTTCGAAAAAGTTATTTTACTTCGTTCAATTGATACGAAATGGATTGACCATATCGACGCGATGGATCAATTACGTCAAGGGATTCATCTGCGAGCATACGGTCAAAACGATCCTTTACGTGAATACCAACAAGAAGGTTTCGCAATGTTCGAGGAAATGGTAGCAGCAGTGCGTGAAGACGTGGCGAAATATGCGTTAAAAGCAGAAATTCGTAGCAACTTACAACGTGAAGAGGTAGCAAAAGGTCAAGCAGTGAACCCAAAAGAAGAGGGCGCAGCAAAGCCAAAAAAATTACCAACACGTAAAGCCGAAAACATCGGACGCAACGACCCATGCCCATGCGGTAGCGGCAAAAAATACAAATCATGCCACGGCGTAGGACAATAGAGTAAGTAAACCAAACAAGGTCATTGAAACCAAACTCAATGACCTAGTTTGTTTTTTAGGTTGTAATAAAATTTAATCGTAGTTTAATGATGTGTGATTTTTTTGAAATAGTAGTTAGACGTAGTGAAAGGGAGGCAGACTCCACCGGGAAAAGCGTCCTCACTGTAGCCTAGGCTAACGGATAAAAAAGCCACACTCTAAAACACTATACAACGGAGGAAAATAAATGATGGAATTAGCAGACGTGCGGAATGCGCTCGAAAATACAGCTACAAAACTAGCGGACTTCAGGGGGTCTCTTTGACTTAGAAAACAAAGAGGCACGTATCCAAGAATTAGATGAGTTAATGTTAGAGCCAAATTTTTGGAACGACCAGCAAGGTGCACAGACAATTATTAACGAATCAAATGGCATTAAAGCTGTTGTTAACGAATACAACGATTTAATCTCAACACAAGAAAACCTAGAAATGACATTAGAACTGCTACGTGAAGAGCCGGACGAAGAATTACAAGAAGAGCTTGGCAATGAGCTAACAGAGTACCGAGAAAAAGTGGAAGCGTTCGAATTACAAATGTTATTATCTGAGCCATATGATAAAAACAATGCGATTTTAGAGCTTCATCCGGGTGCAGGTGGTACTGAGTCTCAAGACTGGGGTTCGATGCTTTTACGAATGTACCAACGTTGGGCAGATAAGCGCGGCTTTAAAGTCGAAACATTGGACTATTTACCGGGCGATGAAGCAGGGATCAAATCGGTTACATTAAAAATCTCTGGTCATAATGCTTACGGTTATTTAAAGGCAGAAAAAGGTGTTCACCGTTTAGTACGTATTTCGCCGTTTGATTCCTCAGGTCGTCGCCATACGTCATTCGTTTCATGTGATGTGATGCCAGAATTTAATGATGAAATTGAAATCGAGGTTCGTGCAGAAGATTTAAAAATTGATACGTATCGTGCAACAGGTGCAGGTGGTCAGCACATTAATACGACGGACTCTGCTGTTCGAATTACGCATGCGCCTACAGGGGTTGTTGTACAATGTCAGGCAGAGCGTTCACAAATTAAAAACCGTGAAGCTGCGATGAAGATGTTAAAATCGAAACTATATCAATTAGAAATAGAAAAGCAACAAGCACAACTAGATGAAATCCGTGGTGAGCAAAAAGAAATTGGCTGGGGTTCACAAATTCGTTCGTATGTATTCCACCCATATTCAATGGTTAAAGATCACCGTACAAGCGCAGAAACAGGTAATGTTGGCGCGGTGATGGATGGCGATTTAGATTTATTCATAACAGTGTATTTACGTTCAAAAATTTCATACTGATTTATGATTGGGAATGTCCTAGAAGTTATTCAGGGGCATTCCCTTTTTTATAGTGAAAATTTTAGTTAGATGTAGTTGGGACTTGTCAAATAGATGAGGATATGTGATAATAAATACGAACAAACGTTCTTAAAATAAGGAGGCATTTTATGCTACAAATCCCTTCTGGAACGATTCCGTATTATGAATCAGGCATTTATTTGCCGTTATTGTTAATTATTCTTGAAAAAGATCAACGAATTATTGAGCAAAGTCCGTTCAAGTTTAAAACGCCATATTTACAATTAATTGATGCTACACGAATAAAAATTGAGCAAGAGTTAAAAGAAACGAAGGACTATTTTACACTTCATCAGATGCGCTTAGTTAGAGGGAAAACGGATGATTTGTTTACCGAGTATCAATTTTATTTTGGTGGGGTCATGGAGTGTAGAAGATATTCGAATATTCGCCTTCGTAATCAAAGTGAGTTACTTCTTGCTGAATATATTGGAAAGTCTTAAGCTCATATTAAAGCTTTGCGTTGTAATATGAGGTTTTTATAGTAAAGAACGGCTCTTACGTATTGCTGATTAAATGATTTTAAGTGCACAGGGAAAATTTGCTCTGTACCATCGACAAATGTCACCAATGTCGATTCGTTCATTTCTTCAATATTAATAATGGCATTGACCGTCACCCAAATATTTTGTTTTGAATGAGGGGAAAATAAAGGGAATACAACACAAGGATCACCAAAGTTATAGGCAACCATAATCGGTACTTTATGTCGATTATGTCCCAAAAATTCTCTTGCTTGCTGTGTAGTTGCTTCAAATGTTGAACCATTTAAGGTGCAAGTATGTCGAATTACTCTCAACGGTGGGAATGACATTGTAGTTTTTCCGTGCTTGTCTAATATTACTGTGAAAACTTTATCGGAATTTGGTTGTGAAATTAAGCAATAGGTCGAATTAGTAATATAGTACTTAGATATTTGTTCGCGATTTCGATTCATTGTAGACTCCTTTCTTATGAAAAAATACTTAAATTTTCACTATATATCTAAATTAATGCATAAAAAGTCAAAAATCAACACTATTTTTAGAAAATTCTGTAAAAAGATAATTATTCAGAATATATTGCAAATTAAATATGGTTTATCTTATAATGGAAAAAAGAGATCGAGGTGATATCGATGGATAAATATTATTCATATACAGACTTTTTAAAAGCAGTAGGCCATCAGCCAACGGAAAATCAAGCAGAAAAGTTGTTAAGTGAAATTTATTTAGATTTATTTATTAGTCGAATACAACGTATATATCGTATCGAACAATTAAAAACGCTAATCGATAATTCATTAGATCAGAAGAACCAGCGAGATTTTTATACCTATGCTTCCGAACTAAAAATGCTAATGGAAGCACCGATTTCTTAAACAGAGAAAGCTACCTAACTATTTAGGTAGCTTTTTGTGTGTGGAAAATTAGTCTACTCTTAGAGATATTCGGCGAGAATATTAGAAGGCATGCACTATATTATCGAGACGATTTCGAATATATGTTCGCAAAATAATCGTCAATTAAAAATGCGTATGGTAAAATGTAGTTATGAACAAAACGATAGAAAGGATAGCAACTATGACAGAGACTTTTACAATTCAATCAGCGTACAAGCCTGCTGGCGATCAACCCGAAGCGATCAAAGAACTTGTACATGGCATAAAAGAAGGCAAACGTCATCAAACGTTACTTGGTGCTACAGGGACAGGGAAAACGTTTACGATTTCAAACGTAATTAAGGAAGTCAATAAACCAACGCTAGTAATGGCCCATAATAAAACACTGGCAGGTCAATTATATAGTGAGTTTAAAGAATTTTTTCCAGACAATGCGGTTGAATATTTTGTGAGTTACTATGATTATTTCCAACCGGAAGCATATGTACCACAAACCGATACGTATATCGAAAAGGATTCGAGTATTAATGATGAAATTGATAAGCTGCGACACTCGGCTACGTCAGCGTTATTTGAGCGTAAGGATGTTATTATCATTGCTTCGGTATCGTGTATTTATGGTTTAGGGAATCCTGAAGAATACCGTGAGATGGTTGTATCGATTCGAACAGGAATGGAAATTGAACGCAATCAATTACTGCGAAAATTAGTAGATATTCAATATGAACGTAACGATATCAACTTTACGCGCGGAACATTTCGTGTGCGAGGAGATGTTGTTGAAATATTCCCAGCGTCTAAGGATGAACACTGCATTCGAATTGAATTTTTCGGAGATGAGGTAGACCGTATCCGAGAAGTGGATGCACTAACAGGTGAAATTCTAGGTGAGCGTCAGCACGTGGCCATTTTCCCTGCATCCCACTTCGTAACGCGTGAAGAAAAGATGAAAATCGCTATTGAAAATATTGAAAAAGAGCTACAAGTGCGACTTGATCTGTTGCGCTCGGAGGATCGTTTACTAGAGGCACAGCGCTTAGAGCAACGTACAAATTACGATTTAGAAATGATGAAAGAAATGGGTTTTTGCTCAGGAATCGAAAACTATTCACGTCATTTAACATTAAGAGAATCGGGAGCAACACCATATACATTGCTTGATTATTTCCCGGAAGATTTCTTACTTGTTGTCGATGAAAGTCACGTAACATTGCCTCAGGTGCGCGGTATGTATAATGGTGACCAGGCGCGTAAAAATGTATTAGTAGAGCATGGTTTCCGTCTGCCATCCGCGCTAGATAACCGTCCATTAATGTTCGATGAATTTCAGTCGAAGGTCGGTCAGGCGATTTATGTTTCGGCAACACCAGGACCTTTTGAATTAGAGCATACACCAGAAATGGTACAGCAAATTATTCGTCCGACCGGCTTACTTGATCCAAATATTGATGTTCGCCCAATTGAAGGGCAAATTGATGATTTAATCGATGAAATTCATGAACGAATTCGTCGTAATGAGCGTGTTTTAATTACAACTTTGACGAAAAAAATGTCTGAGGATTTAACAAATTACTTGAAGGAAATGGGCTTAAAGGTTGAATATTTACACTCAGAGATTAAAACACTAGAGCGAATTGAGATTATTCGTGAGCTGCGTAAAGGAATACATGATGTGTTGGTTGGTATTAACTTACTTCGAGAAGGGTTAGACATTCCGGAAGTGTCCCTTGTCGCAATTTTAGATGCTGATAAGGAAGGGTTCTTGCGTTCGGAGCGTTCGCTTATTCAAACCATTGGACGTGCTGCGCGTAATGCGAACGGTCATGTTATTATGTATGCAAATAATATGACGGATTCAATGACGAAGGCGATTTCCGAAACGAAACGTCGTCGTGAAATTCAAATGGCGTACAATGAACAGCATGGAATCGTACCACAGACAATTATCAAAAAAATACCAGACATCATTCGTGCAACGCAAGCGGCTGAGCAGGAAGAAAAGTATATTACAAAAGTAACGGGCGGCAAAAAGCTAACGAAAAAAGAGCTGCAAAAGCTAGTTGAAACATTGCAAGTTGAAATGAAAGAAGCTGCAAAAGCATTAGACTTTGAACGTGCAGCAGAATTACGAGATATGATTTTTGAATTGAAGGCAGAAGGGTGACTTACGTGAAAAATACAGAAATCGTTGTACAAGGCGCACGCGCACATAACTTAAAAAATATTGATGTCACAATTCCGCGCGATAAAATCGTTGTTGTGACAGGTCTTTCAGGTTCAGGGAAATCTTCATTAGCATTTGATACGATTTATGCAGAAGGGCAGCGTCGTTATGTCGAGTCACTTTCTGCGTATGCACGCCAATTTTTAGGGCAAATGGATAAGCCCGATGTTGATACGATTGAAGGGCTGTCACCAGCGATTTCAATTGACCAAAAAACAACAAGCCGTAACCCGCGCTCAACTGTTGGTACAGTTACGGAAATTTACGATTACTTACGTTTACTATTTGCGCGTATTGGTAAGGCGTATTGTCCAACGCACGGAATTGAAATTACGTCGCAGACGGTCGAGCAAATGGTGGATCGTTTAATGGAATATCCAGAGCGCACAAAAATTCAATTGTTAGCGCCGGTCATTGAAGGAAAAAAGGGAACGCATGTCAAGTTATTAGAAGACTTGAAAAAGCAAGGCTATGTGCGTATTCGATTAAATGGTGAACTTCGTGATTTAGACGATCATATCGAGCTTGATAAAAATAAAAAGCATACAATTGAAGTCGTTATTGACCGTGTTGTGATGAAAGAAGGCATTGAATCGCGTTTAAGTGATTCTATTGAAGCTGCTCTAAAAATCGCAGAAGGTCGTGTGTTAGTGGATGTTATGGAGCATGAGGAGTTACTTTTTAGTGAGCACCATGCTTGTCCGCACTGTGGCTTCTCAATTGGCGAGCTTGAGCCACGTATGTTCTCTTTTAATAGTCCGTTTGGTGCGTGTCCATCATGTGATGGATTAGGGAGCACAGTAAAAGCGGATATTGAATTAGTTGTGCCCGATTGGAATTTATCACTTCTTGATAATGCGATTGCTCCGTGGGAATCTGTATCATCAATGTATTATCCGCAGCTACTAGCATCGGTATGTCGTCATTACGATATTCCGATGGACGTGCCAGTGAAGGATATTCCAAAGGCGAAAATGGATAAAATTTTATACGGATCTGGCAAGGAAAAAGTCCATTTTGAATATACAAATGATTACGGCAGTATGCATAAGAAGGACATCGAATTCGAGGGGGTAATTCCAAATATCGAGCGCCGCTTCAAGGATTCTTCTTCTGACTATGTACGTGATTCTATGCAAAAATTTATGACGGAGCAGCCATGTAGGTCTTGTAAAGGGCATCGTCTAAAACAGGAAACATTAGCCGTGAAAATTAAAGGGCAAAACATTTCAGAGGCAACGCGTCATTCTATCATAGAAATGTATGATTTCTTTAGTTCGGTGGAATTATCAGAAAAAGAAAAGCAAATTGCTAATTTAATTATTCGAGAAGTAATTGAGCGTTTGAGATTTTTACTTGATGTTGGTTTGAACTATTTAACGTTGGCGCGTTCTGCAGGTACATTGTCAGGTGGGGAAGCGCAGCGAATTCGTTTGGCAACGCAAATTGGCTCACGTTTAACAGGTGTTCTTTATATTTTAGATGAACCTTCGATTGGTCTGCATCAGCGTGATAATGACCGATTGATTGCTACACTTGAAAGCATGCGTGATTTAGGAAATACGCTAATTATCGTAGAGCATGATGAAGATACAATGATGGCAGCAGACCATTTAATTGATATTGGGCCTGGTGCTGGTGTCCATGGTGGGCAAATTATTGCGCAGGGTACGCCAAAGCAAGTGATGAAAAATAAAGACTCCATTACAGGGCAGTATTTAAGTGGGAGAAAGTTCATTCCACTACCTCAGGAGCGCCGAGAATCAGATGGTCGTAAAATTACGATTAAAGGGGCTTCGGAAAATAACTTAAAAAATGTTAATGTAGAAATTCCACTTGGGCAATTTATTGCGGTAACAGGAGTATCAGGTTCGGGGAAATCTACATTAGTAAATGAAATTTTATATAAGGCACTTGCATCGAAATTAAATCGTGCCAAAGTAAAGCCGGGCGCACACAAATCAATTGAAGGGCTAGAGCAGCTTGAAAAAGTAATTGATGTAGACCAATCACCAATTGGTCGCACGCCACGTTCAAATCCTGCAACGTATATTGGTGTATTTGATGATGTACGCGATGTATTTGCGATGACGAATGAGGCAAAGGTGCGCGGCTATAAAAAAGGTCGTTTTTCGTTTAATGTGAAGGGTGGCCGCTGTGAAGCTTGTCGCGGCGATGGCATTATTAAAATAGAAATGCACTTCTTGCCAGATGTTTATGTACCATGTGAAATCTGTCACGGTAAACGCTACAACCGTGAGACGTTAGAAGTGAAATACAAAGAGAAAAATATTGCTGACATTTTAGAAATGACAGTGGAAGATGCTCTAGAGTTTTTCGGTAACTTACCAAAAATACAGCGTAAACTGCAAACGATTGTCGATGTAGGGCTTGGCTATGTTAAACTTGGTCAACCAGCAACAACATTATCTGGTGGTGAGGCACAGCGTGTAAAATTAGCATCTGAATTGCATCGTCGTTCAAACGGAAAGTCATTCTACATTTTAGACGAACCAACAACAGGTCTTCATGTCGATGATATTGCGCGCCTATTAAAGGTGTTACATCGTTTAGTAGAAAACGGTGAAACGGTGCTGGTTATTGAACACAATTTAGACGTGATTAAAACGGTCGATCATATTATCGATTTAGGTCCAGAAGGTGGCGATGGCGGCGGTACAATTTTAGCGACTGGCACCCCTGAACAGATTTCGGAAGTGAAGGAGAGCTATACAGGTTATTATTTAAAGCCAATTTTAGAGCGCGATCGTGAACGCATGGCTGACAAAATTGAAATGGCGAAAAGTAAATAGTCTAAATTGCAAGTGTGTCAATGAAACTTTTTGTCCTCCCTCCTCGTATAATAAAATAGATACGATGAGAGGGAGGAATTTTTTTATGCAAGAACAACGAAAACGCATTTTACAATTAGTAGAAAACGGTACAATTACAGCTGAAGAGGCCATTGTTTTATTAGAAAAGTTATCAGGCAAAAACGAATCCACTCCGCTTCCAGTTCAACCGGTCGTGCCTCCAAATGAGCCAAAAGAGAACGAGCCTGTTTTTAAAGCAGAGCCGGTTGATGAAGCGAAAGAACAACGAAAAACGACAGGATTTGAAGATATTTTTGGCAAATCATTTAATGATAAAGAATTCAATAAAAAAATGGATGACTTCATGGGCGATATTAAAAAGGATTTATCTCAATTAAGCACGCGTATGACAGGGTTAGTTGGTGCAGCATTATCAAAATTAAAAGACTTAGATATTGAAACGCCTTTTGGTGAAAAAGTAGAGTTTTCCAAAACTTATGCTTATCCAGCTATTGATGTGAGAAGTATTGAACTGGATATAGCCAATGGAAAAATTGATGTAGTGCAAGCGACGGATGAATTAATAACTATTCAGGTGAATGGTAAAACAACACTTAAAGGCACTGAAGAAGAAACAATTACGCACATTACCGAATCATTAGTTACAAAGACGGATGATAAAATATATATGAAGTCAGAAAATAAATTTACCCAGTTGAAAGTGCAAATCGCTATTCCCAAAAAACATTATGACGTATTTATTGCCCGCTTAATGAATGGCGGTATTTCAGTAGAAAACTTAGATGCGAAATTAATAAAAGCCCGTACTTATAATGGGGCAATTCGAGTAAACCATACACAATTTGACCATGCCGAGCTGCAAACGAGCAATGGAGCTGTAGAAGCACGTACTGTAAAGGGTACCGACTTAGAAATTGAAACTGCAAATGGCCGAATTTATGTCGATGGTGATTTAAAAGAAGTCGATGCTGAATCTATGAACGGTCATGTTGTCGTAACTACTTCAAGTGCAGAAGCGAATAAAGTAAAAGCGCGTGCGTTGGCTGGTTCGGTCGAAATCTATGTACCAAAAACAGTGGCGCTAGAAGGACAAATTTTCTCAAACTTAGGGAAAGCAGATGTCGGCTTAAACGATGTGAAGCTGTATGAGGAAGAGGAGCAATTCCTGTTAAAATCCGTGCGCTTTACAAAAGAGCTAGAAGGCGCAAAATTATTGAAATTGACAGGTGAATCACGTACGGGTACAGTGCTAGTTCGTTACACATTACAATAAAATGATATGTTCAGCCCACATACAAGAAAGTAAACTTGTATGTGGGCTTTTAGTGTGCTTTAAATCGTTAAAAAGGTTGAATATTTGTTATATTAATAAAATTTCTAACTATAACAAAGTAATTACGAGGAGTATGAAATATCACAGATGTAATGCAAAAAATATTAGAAATTTGGTTTACTAATCTAGCTAAATTCAGTTGGGAACTAGCAAAAAAAGGAGCATTTTAATATTGAAAAGAAACTGTAATAAATTTATAGCTTGAAAGTGCTATAATGAATAGGAAAATTTATTTTATAAAGACATAGAACTTAGGTGGTTTCGTTAATGATTCAAATGAATAATGTAGTGAAAAAGTATCCTAATGGCGTTGTCGCAGTAAACGGGATTACAATTGATATAAAAACAGGTGAGTTCGTGTATGTAGTAGGCCCAAGTGGTGCCGGAAAATCGACGTTTATTAAGTTGATGTACCGAGAAGAAAAGCCTACGTCAGGTGATGTAATGATTAATAACATTAACTTGCGTACCTTGAAAAATAGCCGTGTGCCGTTTTTACGACGTCAGTTAGGGGTTGTATTCCAAGACTTTAAATTGCTGCCACGACTAACAGTGTATGAAAACGTGGCCTTTGCGTTGGAAGTAATTGAAGAACAGCCAAAAGTAATTCGCAAACGTGTAATGGAAGTATTAGAACTTGTTGGTTTGAAACATAAAGTACGCATGTTCCCAAGCGAATTATCTGGTGGAGAGCAGCAACGTGTGGCGATTGCCCGTTCAATTGTGAATCGTCCGAAAGTAATGATTGCGGACGAGCCAACGGGGAACCTAGATCCTGATACGTCTTGGGAAATTATGAATATTTTTGAAGAAATTAATCGTCAAGGTACGACGATTGTAATGGCGACACATAACCGTGAAATCGTAAACACAATTCGTAAGCGTGTTATAGCAATTGAAGGCGGTATGATTGTACGCGATGAGTACGGGGGTGACTATGGCTATGAAAGCTAGAACGCTCGTACGCCATTTTAGAGAAAGCTTTAAATCATTAGGACGTAATAGCTGGATGACAATTGCATCAGTCAGTGCGGTAACGGTAACATTACTATTAGTCGGTGTTTTTTCAGTTATTATGATGAACTTAAATAAAGTAGCATCAGATTTAGAAAACGATGTTGAAATTCGAGTGATGATTGATATTATTTCAGATGAAAAACAAATAGATATAGTAGAAAATGAGCTCATAGATAAGATTCAAGGAATGCCAGATGTTGAGGAAGTTACATATTCTTCAAAAGAAGATGAATTAAATAAATTGATAAAAGATTTTGGTGATGAATTAAGCCTTTTCGAACAAAATAACCCACTTTACAACGTGTTATATGTAAAGGCGGTTGACCCATTAAAAACAGCAGAAGTGGCGAAGCAAATTGATAGTTTCGACAATACACAGGAAGTTGTATATGGAGAAGGAAAAGTTGAAAAGCTTTTTAACGTTTTAGCGATTGCTCGTAATGTAGGGCTTGTATTAATTTTAGGGTTATTATTTACAGCGATGTTCTTAATTTCGAATACAATTCGTATTACGATCATTGCACGTAAAGATGAAATTGAAATTATGAAATTAGTAGGGGCGACAAATTCATTTGTGCGCATTCCATTTGTATTAGAAGGTATGTTTCTAGGTATTATCGGCTCGATTATTCCAATTACTGTCGTATCCTTGGCTTACTATAAAATACATGAATTATTAGCACCACGCTTAAAAGGTGAGTTATTCCAAATTTTAGACACAATGCCATTACTGTTCCAAGTGAACGGCCTGATTTTATTAATCGGTATTTTCATCGGTATATGGGGTAGCTTTATGTCGGTACGCAAGTTTTTAAAGATTTAACTTACTTTAGCAAATTCTTTGTGTACCAGAAGCAAAGCGACAGGTACAGAAGACCTTTACTCCTATAAGTGAGAGATACATGCAACATGAAAGCAGTAATTCTACTAGGGAATATCACAAATACTGTACAAGCTCAAAAAACGCATCTAAGACAATCTTAAAAAAATAATTAGGCGTTTAGGGGGAATATAAGTTTTGAAGAAGCAAAATACACGTTCATTTAAACTACTGGCTGTATTATTCGCATGCGTATTATTCATTCAAATGCCAGCAGCCTATGCAGCAAGTTTAAGTGATTTGAAAAAAGAACGTAGCGAGCTTGAAGCTCAGAAAAAAGCATTAAATAATTCGTTACAGCAAAAAGCAAGTGAGTTAAATTCCAATCAAAATAAACAGCAGCAATTGATTAGTCAATTAGAACAAATTGGTGCGGAAATCAATAATAAGAACCATGAAATTGCGATAGTAAAGTTTGATATTGAAATCGCGAATCAAGAAATTGCTGCGTTAGAACAAAGTATTGCAGAGCTACAGGAAAAAATCGATCAACGTGATGCGCTATTACGTGAGCGTGCACGTGCGATTCAAACAGGTGGTACAGTAAGTTATATTGATGTATTACTAGGAGCAAACAGCTTCGTAGATTTCATCGACCGTTTCTCAGCGGTAAGTACGTTAATGGATGCCGACCGCCAAATTATGCGTGAGCAAAAAGAAGACCAAGAAAAGCTAGAAGTTCAAAAGGCTGAATTACTCGAGAAGAAGAAAAACTTAGAGGCGAATAAAGCACAGCTAGAAAAACTAAGAGCAGATCTTGAGCAGCAAAAGAAAGAGAAAAATAAGGTAGTAGACGAGCTTGAAAAAGAGGAAGCGCGTTTACATGAACAAAAAGAATCAATCGAAACACATCTTGAAGAAAACATTGAGCTAAGTAAAGACTT
This portion of the Solibacillus daqui genome encodes:
- the ftsX gene encoding permease-like cell division protein FtsX — protein: MKARTLVRHFRESFKSLGRNSWMTIASVSAVTVTLLLVGVFSVIMMNLNKVASDLENDVEIRVMIDIISDEKQIDIVENELIDKIQGMPDVEEVTYSSKEDELNKLIKDFGDELSLFEQNNPLYNVLYVKAVDPLKTAEVAKQIDSFDNTQEVVYGEGKVEKLFNVLAIARNVGLVLILGLLFTAMFLISNTIRITIIARKDEIEIMKLVGATNSFVRIPFVLEGMFLGIIGSIIPITVVSLAYYKIHELLAPRLKGELFQILDTMPLLFQVNGLILLIGIFIGIWGSFMSVRKFLKI
- the ftsE gene encoding cell division ATP-binding protein FtsE — its product is MIQMNNVVKKYPNGVVAVNGITIDIKTGEFVYVVGPSGAGKSTFIKLMYREEKPTSGDVMINNINLRTLKNSRVPFLRRQLGVVFQDFKLLPRLTVYENVAFALEVIEEQPKVIRKRVMEVLELVGLKHKVRMFPSELSGGEQQRVAIARSIVNRPKVMIADEPTGNLDPDTSWEIMNIFEEINRQGTTIVMATHNREIVNTIRKRVIAIEGGMIVRDEYGGDYGYES
- the uvrA gene encoding excinuclease ABC subunit UvrA, yielding MKNTEIVVQGARAHNLKNIDVTIPRDKIVVVTGLSGSGKSSLAFDTIYAEGQRRYVESLSAYARQFLGQMDKPDVDTIEGLSPAISIDQKTTSRNPRSTVGTVTEIYDYLRLLFARIGKAYCPTHGIEITSQTVEQMVDRLMEYPERTKIQLLAPVIEGKKGTHVKLLEDLKKQGYVRIRLNGELRDLDDHIELDKNKKHTIEVVIDRVVMKEGIESRLSDSIEAALKIAEGRVLVDVMEHEELLFSEHHACPHCGFSIGELEPRMFSFNSPFGACPSCDGLGSTVKADIELVVPDWNLSLLDNAIAPWESVSSMYYPQLLASVCRHYDIPMDVPVKDIPKAKMDKILYGSGKEKVHFEYTNDYGSMHKKDIEFEGVIPNIERRFKDSSSDYVRDSMQKFMTEQPCRSCKGHRLKQETLAVKIKGQNISEATRHSIIEMYDFFSSVELSEKEKQIANLIIREVIERLRFLLDVGLNYLTLARSAGTLSGGEAQRIRLATQIGSRLTGVLYILDEPSIGLHQRDNDRLIATLESMRDLGNTLIIVEHDEDTMMAADHLIDIGPGAGVHGGQIIAQGTPKQVMKNKDSITGQYLSGRKFIPLPQERRESDGRKITIKGASENNLKNVNVEIPLGQFIAVTGVSGSGKSTLVNEILYKALASKLNRAKVKPGAHKSIEGLEQLEKVIDVDQSPIGRTPRSNPATYIGVFDDVRDVFAMTNEAKVRGYKKGRFSFNVKGGRCEACRGDGIIKIEMHFLPDVYVPCEICHGKRYNRETLEVKYKEKNIADILEMTVEDALEFFGNLPKIQRKLQTIVDVGLGYVKLGQPATTLSGGEAQRVKLASELHRRSNGKSFYILDEPTTGLHVDDIARLLKVLHRLVENGETVLVIEHNLDVIKTVDHIIDLGPEGGDGGGTILATGTPEQISEVKESYTGYYLKPILERDRERMADKIEMAKSK
- a CDS encoding DUF4097 family beta strand repeat-containing protein — protein: MQEQRKRILQLVENGTITAEEAIVLLEKLSGKNESTPLPVQPVVPPNEPKENEPVFKAEPVDEAKEQRKTTGFEDIFGKSFNDKEFNKKMDDFMGDIKKDLSQLSTRMTGLVGAALSKLKDLDIETPFGEKVEFSKTYAYPAIDVRSIELDIANGKIDVVQATDELITIQVNGKTTLKGTEEETITHITESLVTKTDDKIYMKSENKFTQLKVQIAIPKKHYDVFIARLMNGGISVENLDAKLIKARTYNGAIRVNHTQFDHAELQTSNGAVEARTVKGTDLEIETANGRIYVDGDLKEVDAESMNGHVVVTTSSAEANKVKARALAGSVEIYVPKTVALEGQIFSNLGKADVGLNDVKLYEEEEQFLLKSVRFTKELEGAKLLKLTGESRTGTVLVRYTLQ
- a CDS encoding murein hydrolase activator EnvC family protein translates to MKKQNTRSFKLLAVLFACVLFIQMPAAYAASLSDLKKERSELEAQKKALNNSLQQKASELNSNQNKQQQLISQLEQIGAEINNKNHEIAIVKFDIEIANQEIAALEQSIAELQEKIDQRDALLRERARAIQTGGTVSYIDVLLGANSFVDFIDRFSAVSTLMDADRQIMREQKEDQEKLEVQKAELLEKKKNLEANKAQLEKLRADLEQQKKEKNKVVDELEKEEARLHEQKESIETHLEENIELSKDLENQIMAEQRRIAEIARKKALEDAAKKKQENNAYSGNLPTVSAGTWTRPAAGRFTSGFGGRDIGPIGSKNHLGVDIANSIGTPVVAAADGVVSYVGTMNGYGKVVMVTHSLDGKPFTSVYGHLSGFTSSVGDAVSKGEQIAKMGNTGNSTGPHVHFEIHVGEWNGKRSNAVNPLRYISL